The Metarhizium brunneum chromosome 5, complete sequence sequence CTAATAAGAAGCATGGAGTGCGTAAATGAGTAcgcctactccgtatcatGTGTTTATATATCCACATAGCCGCAGCATGTTGAAGCTACCTTATTTCTAGTGTTTTTATGCGTCAACCATAAAGACAAGCATGTTCTAAAACCCCTTTTGCAGTTTCTTCATTCTTCTCTCTACTCATCTAGAGTACAATTGCCGTTAAACAAGTATACACCATAGTACGGTACATTATGATCTTGCGTAGTAAATCCCGGCATCTGGTCTAGTCAACTACTCGTTGTCGTCTACTGCAGGAGTACCGGGTCCCAGCATGTCTCGTTGACACATAGTTGCTGCCAATTCAGTGCCGATTATCATGCTCCATGAAGAGATGCTATTGACTTTGAACTGAACAAGTGTAACATAATTACAGACTCTTATATAACCGTTTAGTTTGTAGCGATTTATTTCATCGCTAAAAGACTTGCTCTTTCTGATTGTTGGTCAGTTTAGGCAACCGGGGTGAAGCGTAAAGACTTATTAGACGATGCGTCGACAATCCAACATCTGAGTTGCTTCATTACTATGCTTTTTATTTGCCTCATGTCCCTTCACAGCTAGGAGCGATCTGCAACCACTCTATTTACACGTGCCTCCAATGGCGCAATCCTTGCACACCCATCACGCGAGATATGTCGCAATGCGCACCGCAACCTTCTCCAAGCCAGCCAATCACGCCCATGTAATCTGCAGGCTCGCTTTCAAGTATAAAAGGAAGGGAGACATGTTTGCAAAAAAACTAAATCCATAGAGTATCTTACCATTGCCATTGGACTGCCTTTTATCTGGTCAAGCAACAAACATGTCGGCCCAGCTTACatccaacgccgccgccaggaTCGCAACAGACCCTACCGTCTATGATGAGTATCGCTCGACGTGGGCAGAGCAACCAAAAAACGACGGTGAATGGATCCAAAGAGCCAAGGACGTCGCAGTTGTACTGGCAGCAGACGCCGTGCAACGCGACCGTGAGAACAAGTCGCCACGCGCAGAGATTGCTTTATTAAAACACTCCGGCCTTCTCAAGGTCTTGGGGTCGCAGCGATATGGTGGCGGAGAGCAGCCTTGGTCCGTTGGAAACCAGGTTATCCGCGAGGTAGCCCGCGGAGATGGGTAGGAACCATCTTCTTTCATCTTTGTCAGAGAACCAAGCATCCTAACATACTCGGGACAGATCTATTGGAATGCTCCTGGGCTACCATCTACTGTGGTCGACAATTGCTCGAGTTGTCGGGTCGCCAGCTCAGGCTGAACGGTTTGAAGAGCTCATCATTGCCAACAATTACTTCGTGGGAGGCGCCGTCAACCCGCGTGACAATGACCTCACCATCACGAGGGATGGCGACGAGCTTGTTTTCGAGGGCTTCAAGTTTTTCAACACGGGCGGCGTCGTGTCCGACTTGACTGTCCTTGAGGGATCTTATGAAGGCACTTCTGACCACATCTTTACGGTTGTCAAGACAGACCAGCCTGCTATTGTGTTTTCTCACGATTGGGATAATATCGGGCTGCGACTAACAGAATCCGGAAGTGTCAGGATTAACAAGGTCAGGGTGCCCTGGTCCGACGCTCTGGGGTGGGATCCCGTGGCGAAGAGGCCGAACGCTTCTGATCTCGGCGTACCGTTTGCGACTCTGCTTCTACCGACGTAAGTGGGAATCGAAGAGAATGGGTTTTGCCACATGCATTTCTGGGCAGACGACTTACATTACAAACAGTATTCAGCTTGTTTTCAGCAACCTCTACCTTGGAATCGCTTGGGGAGCCCTGGATACCGCCACGGCTTACACAAAAAAGTCTACCAGAGCCTGGCCCTTTGGCGGTGATGTAAGAAGCAATACTTTccctctttttctctttttatCAAACTAACAATGTTCGAAAAGGTCAAGGAAAATGCATCAGACGAATTTTACATATTGTCAACTTACGGCAACTTTCTCGCACATTTACGGGCGGCAACCGCTCTTGCTGACCGTGCTGGACATGAGCTTACAAGAGTGTACGGCAAAGCCAGCAACCTGAGCGACAAGAATGTCGTCTCAGCCGAAGACCGGGGTGAAGTAGCCGAATGGGTTGCCAGCATCAAGGTGGTTGCAACCGACGTTGGCTTGCGAGTTACGTCGGGCGTCTTTGAGGCGACGGGTGCCAAAGCAACCGCAAGCAAAGTCGGTTTGGACCGGTTTTGGAGGGATATCAGAACACATACACTTCATGACCCGGTGGCATATAAGAACAGGGAGCTTGGCCGTTACCATCTTGTAGGTGAACACCCGACTCCTACTTGGTATACTTGATGGGTGATTGTAACAGGAGCTTCTCCgcatgatgaagatggttATGGTTTGCCTTGGGGGGGCCTGTgatatttattatttaattagtAGTTGGTTTGGTGATGATTAGTAAATACCTGACGGTGTATGCTTGCTTTTGGCTTTGCTTACATATAAGTCCTAGAAGAATATAATATTGAACAGAGCAGACCTAGAACGCGCCAAGCACATGAATGGACTGATAATATTTATAGCATAGCCTGAAAATTGTCTCCTTAAAAACACAAAGAAAGTAATAGTTAAAAAATCTGACTCTTTCTAATCAGGCGTATCGCCACATTAGTTTATCTCCTCTATACCCAATTTCCACACGTTCAAGTCCCGTTCCCTAAACGTGCCAAAGTAAGCGCCGAGTCTTGAAACACTTTCCAAAAGGACCCCATGCCATCTAACGACAAGTCTTGGGCTTCGCAGTTCGCATGGGCTCTGCGGTGCGGGTAGGCTTTGCAGTGCGGACATGCTTCTTAACCCAAAAGAATCCAACAGCGGCAGAAATAACGGCATCTGGAGAAAGCCTGAGTATTCTGCTACTCAACTTATTATCTACGCCACTCGCATGATGGCGCGGGGGCGAAGGCTTTGGGGTGGTATAGCAATCAGCAGGTTgacttggccttcttcttggtcggctcttggacaagttgACCCGACTTGACGGCTTTGGAGGATGAGACAGTTCTTCAGTGTCTCTAGAAGAGCTTCCAATGCTTGCGGAACTACCGAGACGCCGTGCTGGTCGAATATGGAGGTGGATCACGAGGGTCGCGTGACGAACTTGAGGGTTCCATCTTCCTGTGAAGGCGTAAAGGGCTATTCCCAAGAGGCGTGCAATTCGATATTGTAGCATCATCTATAGACTCAACGGTAGTTTTAACTACGACCCGTGACCTGGCATCTTCGCAGAACGCCCACTAACTGACTTTGTTGGCTGGCTGAGGAAAGACAGAGCCGCAGCCTTCCGACTTGGTCTGtgactacggagtaaacaACGTGTTGCCGTATGGCATGGCGTGGTCCACGGATGTAAAACCGGTTCAGCCTGCCGCTATGTTTGATGGGTTAACACCTCCGGTGTGTTGACCATTCGTACGCCATGCACGTACATCGCAGTCCAGGCTGTCTCAGTCGAGGCTAAGCCTGCGGGCGGCATTTGATGCAGCCAGCTCTTGGCACAGTCCTGCTTGCATTGGATGTTGGGTCGCCATGTGCGTAGGGTTCTTGTACGACAATATGTGCCAGGCTGCTGGACGTGGTGATCAATCATCCCAATGTCACCCACGGCTACCAATGATGTGATCAAGGCTTTCCGCCCTCATAGTCGTCAAAATGACTAGACTGACCGTCCCCAAGCCCTTTGACTACTTGATCTCCGCGTGTCTTTCAGCCGTCTCATGGTTGTTTCAACCACTGGAACTGCTTCCGTGTCCATGATTGAGGCTGCCAGTGAGTGTGAATATGGGAACTCTCAAGGTTCCCAGAGGTATTTGCAAAGGGAGAATCAAGACTGGGAGACGATGTAGGAGACGCCTCCGTGCGCCAAAATCACACTGCCCTCATCACAAATATCCGCCCAAGAAGCCACGGAAACTCCTGCAAACCGGTGCCGCGGTGCCAAATGACGGCAATGCATCTCCAACGTCAAGCGCAGAAGTCTCCAACATCCCATCAACTCGACTTGGTCGTGCTGCCGAAGATTTCAATAGTGATGAGAACATGTCAGGAACATCAACACAAGACGCCGACGATGTCTGTGATGACACCCCAGGCCGTGATGCTGGTGCAATCAACATTGCGAAAGACTGTGGGAATACGGTGAATACGAACTGTGGAAATAAGATACACCACAACTATGGAGATACCACCACTTACAATACCACCAACATACTGCAAGCCAAGGTACTTTGCTCCCACGACCACCATGTCGAGATCGAGACTAACACAATCTCTTCACCCCGTCCTAGCCACCCGAGACTTCTGCCGAGTACCGAACCTACATCAATAACTTTGTAACAAACAACTTCCCTGGATTCCCCGACCTGGACGTATCCATCGACAGTCTCGTCAACGCGGCAGTAGCAAAAGTGAAGTGTATTTCAGAAGAGTTCCACTTGGCCCCTGAGCGAGCCCCAGGCATTGTCAAGCTTGCTGTGTATGATTTTGTGATTCTATGTGGTGAGATATGCGCCCATCTCCTTCAAAACTGTAAAAGAAGATGCTCAAACATGTTCTAGATGATAGCTTGTCCATGAGGAAGCATAAGAAGACACTCAAAGGCACTCTGATACGCCTCGCCAAGATCGCCTCTCTTCTTACACCACTGGGAATATCACTCCGATTCCTCAACCACGCGGGCGAAGACACCAACAGCCTCGATGGACTACTAACTATTCACGAAATTGAGCAACAGTTTTCAAAGGCCTGGTTCATTGGGTTTTCGCGTCTAGGCACAGCTCTCAAT is a genomic window containing:
- the soxC gene encoding Dibenzothiophene desulfurization enzyme C → MSAQLTSNAAARIATDPTVYDEYRSTWAEQPKNDGEWIQRAKDVAVVLAADAVQRDRENKSPRAEIALLKHSGLLKVLGSQRYGGGEQPWSVGNQVIREVARGDGSIGMLLGYHLLWSTIARVVGSPAQAERFEELIIANNYFVGGAVNPRDNDLTITRDGDELVFEGFKFFNTGGVVSDLTVLEGSYEGTSDHIFTVVKTDQPAIVFSHDWDNIGLRLTESGSVRINKVRVPWSDALGWDPVAKRPNASDLGVPFATLLLPTIQLVFSNLYLGIAWGALDTATAYTKKSTRAWPFGGDVKENASDEFYILSTYGNFLAHLRAATALADRAGHELTRVYGKASNLSDKNVVSAEDRGEVAEWVASIKVVATDVGLRVTSGVFEATGAKATASKVGLDRFWRDIRTHTLHDPVAYKNRELGRYHLVGEHPTPTWYT